The following are from one region of the Geoalkalibacter subterraneus genome:
- a CDS encoding cytochrome c3 family protein, which translates to MIVFKIDRHFLRRVAAQALALLFLASAGYAGPYRESAHGDGDEGVHRLVPGVSSPGPYITGNCAHCHEQHASMGGQEPVPQNGGPSPFALFAPPFDSARRFAPYQMEDVFCFYCHSGASSLQRSASLMENYDYSRNFGGLTGGPNNVLEAFNQPLAGLSASYHNLYDIWNHSQRFNFFKSNSTPCSACHNAHRARQNREHPQNPDFTAISLPTDHESLWGDDAGETMAAYNGEYEHPLYAGPSGGREPAGVGAALANGSQVPDYNRFCLDCHAEQVYSSTLSRQIPRIDWTTTGGDTYSAGDKHGRNSYTNEILVQAPFDSAMGQNRGFVLSCLDCHEPHGAPNAYLIRRGVNGSALMGQVTGRAADNSMGYLCRQCHKDDDAQYGGAVNSWRFVHHDSQEAPYTAWQCATCHPMGGGTGTQPPIGCGYCHGHGMTIDKSTPGTLPSGQTIPAPNGGARKTF; encoded by the coding sequence ATGATCGTTTTTAAAATAGACCGACATTTTTTACGGCGGGTTGCGGCACAAGCCCTCGCCCTTCTGTTCCTGGCCTCCGCTGGATATGCCGGACCCTATCGGGAGTCAGCCCACGGCGACGGGGATGAAGGCGTTCACCGCCTGGTCCCCGGGGTCTCCTCTCCCGGACCCTATATAACCGGCAACTGCGCCCATTGCCATGAACAGCACGCGAGCATGGGAGGTCAGGAGCCTGTTCCCCAAAACGGCGGGCCCTCCCCGTTCGCACTTTTCGCACCGCCATTCGATTCCGCGCGGCGCTTTGCACCTTACCAGATGGAAGATGTTTTCTGCTTTTACTGCCACAGCGGCGCGTCATCGCTGCAACGCTCTGCCTCCCTGATGGAAAACTACGATTACAGCCGCAACTTCGGAGGGCTGACCGGCGGCCCCAACAACGTCCTTGAGGCATTCAATCAGCCTCTTGCCGGCCTGTCCGCCTCCTACCACAATCTGTACGATATCTGGAATCATTCCCAGAGATTCAACTTCTTCAAGTCCAACTCCACGCCCTGCAGCGCCTGTCACAATGCACACCGCGCCCGGCAGAATCGCGAACACCCTCAAAATCCTGATTTTACCGCCATTTCTCTCCCCACCGACCACGAAAGCCTGTGGGGAGATGATGCGGGCGAAACCATGGCAGCCTATAACGGTGAATACGAACATCCGCTTTATGCCGGACCCTCAGGCGGCCGTGAACCCGCTGGTGTCGGCGCCGCTCTTGCCAACGGCTCGCAGGTGCCGGACTATAATCGTTTCTGCCTCGACTGCCACGCCGAACAGGTCTACAGCTCGACGTTATCCCGCCAGATCCCCCGCATCGACTGGACCACCACCGGCGGGGATACATATTCAGCCGGCGACAAGCATGGTCGCAACTCTTACACCAACGAAATTCTGGTTCAGGCCCCTTTTGATTCGGCTATGGGGCAGAATCGCGGTTTCGTTCTTTCCTGCCTCGACTGTCATGAACCCCACGGCGCCCCCAATGCCTATCTGATCCGCCGCGGTGTCAACGGTTCTGCACTGATGGGCCAGGTAACGGGAAGAGCGGCAGACAACAGTATGGGATATCTCTGCCGGCAATGCCACAAGGATGATGACGCACAATATGGCGGAGCTGTAAACAGTTGGCGTTTTGTACACCACGACTCACAGGAAGCACCCTATACGGCCTGGCAATGCGCGACCTGTCATCCGATGGGGGGCGGGACGGGAACGCAACCGCCGATCGGCTGCGGATACTGCCATGGCCACGGCATGACCATCGACAAGTCCACGCCGGGCACACTACCCAGTGGACAAACCATCCCCGCCCCCAACGGGGGAGCACGCAAGACTTTCTAG
- a CDS encoding cytochrome c3 family protein — translation MSQWGEEGPYQALLTTDCAGCHMGVNSGGETPFVISATEPSYQMTGTEAGTNTLAGGNFFWVASTGMDSRGHNVEGLTAPDSSLPSPPGFDGSQAAADGSIPAGGSWPNGRQVGCAGTYGCHGTHSETHPVAAVKGGHHQGRGGAITSPGSEPAGGYRMLVGIAGYEDPLWEYSVDAGSHNQYKGADGTRDDSTISSLCIRCHGKFHDQGSIGRWIRHPVDYDMANSAADSEVRGYGGDTNQYQPAVPVASFDVSRPLSQVSMQGGEAIVTCLSCHRAHGSPYDKMMRFNYAGSLGDGCIVCHTSKD, via the coding sequence TTGAGTCAATGGGGAGAGGAGGGGCCGTACCAGGCCCTGCTGACCACCGATTGCGCGGGCTGCCACATGGGCGTCAACAGCGGCGGGGAGACTCCGTTCGTCATCTCTGCGACCGAACCCTCTTACCAAATGACAGGAACCGAAGCGGGCACCAACACCCTGGCAGGCGGAAATTTCTTCTGGGTAGCCAGCACCGGCATGGATTCACGCGGCCACAATGTCGAGGGGTTGACCGCCCCGGACAGTTCCCTCCCTTCGCCCCCGGGATTCGACGGATCCCAGGCAGCCGCCGATGGAAGCATACCGGCCGGCGGAAGCTGGCCCAACGGCCGCCAGGTAGGCTGTGCGGGGACATACGGCTGCCACGGCACCCACAGCGAAACTCATCCGGTTGCCGCTGTCAAGGGAGGGCACCATCAGGGGCGTGGAGGAGCAATCACCTCCCCCGGGTCTGAACCTGCCGGGGGGTATCGCATGCTGGTGGGCATCGCCGGCTACGAAGACCCGCTGTGGGAATATAGTGTCGATGCCGGCAGCCACAACCAGTACAAGGGTGCAGATGGAACCCGGGACGATTCTACCATAAGCTCCCTCTGCATTCGCTGCCACGGCAAGTTTCATGACCAGGGAAGTATCGGCAGATGGATCCGCCATCCGGTTGACTATGACATGGCCAACTCGGCCGCCGACTCCGAAGTCCGGGGCTACGGCGGCGACACCAACCAGTATCAACCCGCGGTCCCCGTGGCCAGCTTCGATGTTTCCCGCCCCTTGAGCCAGGTCAGCATGCAAGGCGGGGAAGCCATCGTAACCTGCCTGAGCTGCCATCGGGCCCATGGTTCTCCCTACGACAAGATGATGCGCTTTAATTATGCAGGCTCCCTCGGAGACGGTTGCATCGTGTGTCACACCTCAAAGGACTGA
- a CDS encoding methyl-accepting chemotaxis protein, whose protein sequence is MGTNQKFKGRKKLNLKVKREFQSWMLRRVFVVVGISALIAACILYFYARAEVVGSFFEAHVKIRRVSELLLPVIAAGSAVSLVAGGLLALFLPQKIAGPIYRIERELIKVASGDLTTRFTLRNGDTLQDFAADMSQTIESLRHTVDQAKQSLDSLETALNDNRVEDARSFAAEARTALARLKTHKDA, encoded by the coding sequence ATGGGCACCAATCAAAAATTCAAGGGTCGTAAAAAACTCAACCTCAAAGTCAAGCGCGAATTTCAATCATGGATGCTGCGCCGGGTTTTTGTAGTCGTCGGCATCAGCGCCTTGATTGCTGCGTGCATCCTCTATTTTTACGCACGGGCGGAAGTGGTTGGATCCTTTTTCGAGGCCCACGTCAAAATCAGGCGCGTCAGCGAACTGCTGCTGCCCGTTATCGCGGCCGGATCAGCCGTCAGCCTGGTGGCTGGGGGGTTGCTGGCCCTTTTTCTGCCGCAGAAAATCGCCGGCCCCATTTATCGAATAGAGCGGGAGCTGATAAAAGTCGCTTCAGGTGATCTGACAACCCGCTTTACCCTGCGCAACGGTGACACCCTGCAGGATTTTGCCGCCGACATGTCGCAAACCATCGAGTCCTTGCGCCACACCGTCGATCAGGCCAAACAGAGCCTCGATTCGCTGGAGACCGCATTGAACGATAACCGGGTGGAAGACGCCAGGAGTTTTGCGGCAGAGGCACGAACGGCCCTCGCCCGCTTAAAGACCCATAAAGACGCCTGA
- a CDS encoding cytochrome c3 family protein: MKTQKTIKQVLTVVGATFLILAAGNALAAISGTSCVECHTMHNSQDNASMQFDSGAAPAASLLRAATCSGCHAIPGRANSPTEPIPQVDGQNYGTDTLAGGSFFFVNSADANAHNVIDFGAAEDTALGLTPPGWDNTLDGAVNTEASWTQQLTCSGTYGCHGTHDTVDTFGAISGAHHQPGDIDGTTVGNSYRFLDGIMGLESPDWELVPSTTNHNVYKGVARTQANNASDKSTISFLCAQCHGKFHTAADIDNTAGPNQMSSPWLRHPTDIDLRAVGGEYAAYTFNVEAPAALSTMPADIASADYSSEAIVTCISCHRAHGSPYADLLRWDYDGMSAGTTGDAAGTGCFRCHTTKDGI; encoded by the coding sequence ATGAAGACTCAAAAGACGATCAAACAGGTTCTGACGGTGGTGGGGGCCACCTTTCTGATCCTCGCCGCAGGCAACGCCTTGGCGGCCATCAGCGGCACGTCCTGCGTGGAATGCCACACCATGCATAACAGCCAGGACAACGCCAGCATGCAGTTCGATAGCGGCGCTGCGCCGGCAGCCAGCCTGCTGCGAGCAGCCACCTGCTCCGGCTGCCATGCCATTCCCGGCCGCGCCAACAGCCCGACCGAACCGATTCCCCAGGTCGACGGCCAGAATTACGGCACCGACACCCTGGCGGGCGGCAGCTTTTTCTTTGTCAACAGCGCAGATGCCAATGCGCACAACGTCATCGACTTCGGTGCGGCTGAAGATACCGCGCTGGGGCTCACCCCTCCCGGCTGGGACAACACCCTCGATGGCGCCGTCAACACCGAGGCAAGCTGGACCCAGCAGCTGACTTGCTCGGGGACCTACGGCTGCCACGGCACCCATGATACCGTCGACACCTTCGGCGCGATCAGTGGTGCTCACCACCAACCCGGAGATATCGACGGCACCACCGTCGGCAACAGCTACCGGTTCCTGGACGGTATCATGGGTCTTGAATCCCCGGATTGGGAGCTTGTCCCCTCCACCACAAATCATAATGTTTACAAGGGCGTGGCACGCACCCAGGCCAACAATGCCAGCGACAAAAGCACCATCAGCTTCCTGTGCGCTCAATGCCACGGCAAGTTCCATACGGCTGCCGATATCGACAACACTGCAGGCCCCAACCAGATGTCGAGCCCCTGGCTGCGTCATCCCACTGACATTGACCTGCGCGCTGTCGGTGGAGAATATGCCGCCTACACCTTCAATGTCGAGGCGCCTGCCGCTCTGAGCACCATGCCTGCGGACATCGCTTCCGCCGACTACAGCAGCGAAGCCATCGTCACCTGCATCTCCTGCCACCGCGCCCATGGGTCCCCCTACGCGGACCTGTTGCGCTGGGACTATGACGGCATGAGCGCCGGCACCACCGGCGACGCAGCCGGCACTGGCTGCTTCCGCTGCCATACGACAAAAGACGGCATCTAA
- a CDS encoding cytochrome c3 family protein codes for MKNRNRKTSLLLAVTAILAAILLAGPAWSAVSGDCVNCHTMHNSQDGTAIEFNGEINEDPNASLLKSDCVGCHSNPTGSETILMLGDSRVPIVYNPGGGIVYPTDGSSSGTLAGGNFYWVATQGDAYGHNVRGISDADQNLPFAPGGIGQSGTHCNYCHDSMTYENGGCVSCHLPAHHKDAAGDIVGQDHGWYRFLGNAMIGDLSAAGVIGVESDDWEQTVSSTNHNVYKGTERLYTSTFTTQDNSIGSFCAGCHGNFHHEYSEGGGMTNTMGAWIRHPSDVIIPNEREYANYTTYDPLAPVAKTSLDGTVTDVVVPGEDVVTCISCHRPHGSPYPDMLRWDYANDCNTGNADTEANPCGCYSCHTTKDGA; via the coding sequence ATGAAAAATCGGAACAGAAAGACTTCGCTCTTGCTTGCCGTCACTGCCATATTGGCGGCAATCTTGCTGGCCGGTCCCGCATGGAGCGCAGTCTCCGGCGACTGCGTCAACTGCCACACCATGCATAACAGTCAGGACGGCACCGCCATCGAATTCAACGGTGAAATCAACGAAGACCCTAATGCCAGCCTGCTCAAGTCAGACTGTGTCGGCTGCCACTCCAATCCCACCGGCAGCGAGACGATCCTCATGCTCGGTGACTCACGGGTCCCCATCGTCTACAACCCGGGCGGCGGCATCGTCTACCCGACGGACGGCAGCTCGAGCGGCACTCTGGCCGGCGGCAACTTCTACTGGGTTGCAACTCAAGGCGACGCCTACGGCCATAACGTCCGCGGCATCTCCGACGCCGACCAGAACCTCCCCTTCGCCCCGGGCGGCATTGGGCAAAGCGGCACCCATTGTAATTACTGCCATGACTCCATGACCTACGAAAACGGCGGTTGCGTCAGCTGCCACCTGCCTGCCCACCACAAAGACGCCGCAGGGGACATCGTCGGCCAGGATCACGGCTGGTACCGGTTTCTCGGCAATGCCATGATCGGCGACCTCTCGGCTGCCGGAGTCATCGGCGTGGAGAGCGATGACTGGGAACAGACGGTCAGCTCTACAAATCATAATGTCTACAAGGGGACCGAACGCCTTTACACATCAACCTTTACAACGCAGGATAACAGCATCGGCTCCTTTTGCGCCGGCTGCCACGGCAACTTCCATCATGAGTATTCCGAAGGCGGCGGCATGACCAATACCATGGGCGCCTGGATCCGTCACCCGTCTGACGTCATCATCCCCAACGAGCGCGAATACGCCAACTACACAACCTACGATCCTCTGGCACCGGTCGCCAAGACGTCTCTCGATGGAACCGTGACCGATGTCGTGGTACCGGGTGAGGACGTGGTGACCTGCATCTCCTGCCACCGCCCGCATGGCTCCCCGTACCCGGACATGCTGCGCTGGGATTACGCCAATGACTGCAATACCGGCAATGCCGACACGGAGGCCAATCCTTGCGGATGTTACAGCTGCCACACCACCAAGGACGGCGCCTGA
- a CDS encoding YncE family protein yields the protein MYLPRILFVLWAIFTLTGCLASSPGRSAAPSPDQALTTTYLSHSGPSTVDTSFVLDDFALQSEGEWVQLGIESVTVDSKHHRAPQRALGLASLPPADYAKIRFRLSRLKVGRSVIPPSEDYRIVELTLSEPLRLEATDSKCLFLDWYLAVDENGGAMTPVFKAWGQGQTLGGDLLFAACDQINTIYVIRSDINEVVASFGIPGPLGEIAVASDKRRLHVLSTGERSIFTFDALNLHLIDRIPLSRTMEPRHLVLSEDARYAFVSDAATGQVLKIDLASGHVAQQIRIGHRPERIAYGSGSPARIAVVAPRSQQVFILDANSLRTRIIVSVGMNPTSALFFAGDLYVAEQASQTVSIYEEASGRQQSSINVGFQPDYLLALSDRKVLVSNAGEQSLSVLVPDQATSFRTIRAGSNPTTLAKSETRQLLYVANRSKNRITVIDLASEKIEQEIELGGMPFSLAVLD from the coding sequence ATGTATCTACCTCGTATACTTTTTGTACTTTGGGCCATTTTTACTCTCACCGGCTGTCTTGCGTCTTCTCCCGGGCGCAGTGCTGCGCCCTCGCCCGACCAGGCACTGACAACGACATACCTCTCTCATTCCGGGCCCTCAACGGTCGACACATCCTTCGTTCTCGACGACTTTGCGCTTCAATCGGAAGGAGAGTGGGTCCAACTGGGCATTGAATCAGTGACCGTCGATTCCAAACATCACCGCGCCCCTCAGCGCGCCCTTGGGCTTGCATCGCTGCCGCCAGCAGATTACGCAAAGATCCGTTTTCGTCTATCCCGCCTTAAGGTCGGCAGGTCTGTCATCCCCCCCTCGGAGGATTACAGAATCGTTGAACTGACATTGTCCGAGCCGCTTAGACTGGAAGCCACCGACAGTAAGTGCCTTTTTCTCGACTGGTATCTTGCCGTAGATGAAAACGGCGGCGCCATGACGCCTGTTTTCAAGGCCTGGGGACAGGGGCAAACTCTGGGTGGGGATCTTCTTTTTGCAGCCTGTGACCAGATCAACACCATTTACGTCATACGCTCCGATATCAACGAGGTGGTTGCATCTTTCGGCATTCCTGGACCACTGGGAGAAATCGCCGTGGCTTCCGACAAGCGGCGCCTGCATGTCCTCAGCACCGGGGAGAGAAGCATTTTTACCTTCGATGCCCTCAATCTCCACTTGATCGATCGCATTCCTTTATCCCGCACGATGGAGCCTCGGCATCTGGTTCTTTCCGAAGACGCACGCTACGCATTCGTATCCGACGCCGCGACAGGCCAGGTTCTCAAGATTGATCTTGCCAGCGGCCATGTCGCACAACAGATTCGGATCGGTCACCGCCCGGAACGGATCGCCTACGGATCCGGTTCTCCCGCACGCATTGCCGTGGTTGCACCCCGATCCCAGCAGGTTTTCATTCTTGACGCCAACTCCCTTCGCACCCGTATCATCGTTTCGGTCGGCATGAATCCAACCAGCGCCCTTTTCTTTGCCGGCGATCTTTATGTCGCAGAACAGGCTTCCCAGACCGTTTCCATCTACGAAGAAGCCAGCGGACGGCAACAGTCCTCCATCAATGTCGGCTTTCAGCCGGACTACCTGCTGGCCCTCTCGGACCGCAAGGTCCTGGTCAGCAATGCCGGCGAGCAGAGTCTCTCCGTGCTTGTCCCCGATCAGGCCACATCTTTTCGAACCATCCGCGCCGGGAGCAACCCGACCACTCTCGCAAAATCAGAGACCCGCCAACTGCTTTATGTCGCCAACCGCAGTAAAAACCGTATCACCGTCATTGATCTGGCCTCAGAAAAAATTGAACAAGAGATTGAACTGGGGGGCATGCCTTTTTCCCTCGCTGTTCTGGATTGA
- a CDS encoding cytochrome c3 family protein, with translation MANAFIGQGVHGGHNEMKNRDRKTSIILAAAATLAAILLAGSAWSAVSGDCVNCHTMHNSQDGTAIEFNGEINEDANASLLKSDCIGCHSNPAGSETILTLGDSRVPIVYNPGGGVVYPSDGSSSGTLAGGNFYWVATQGDAYGHNVRGISDADQNLPFAPGGFDGGDGCNNCHGSMTYANGGCVSCHLPAHHRDAAGDIVGQDHGWYRFLGSTMYADLTAPGVMGVESGDWEQTVSSTNHNVYKGTERLYGTSFSMQDNSIGSFCAGCHGNFHHAGYAAPGGGMTNSLGAWIRHPSDVIIPNEREYADYTTYDPLAPVAKTSLDGSVTDAVVPGEDVVTCISCHRAHGSPYPDMLRWDYANDCNTGNADTETEPCGCYSCHTTKDGA, from the coding sequence ATGGCCAACGCCTTTATCGGCCAGGGAGTCCACGGAGGGCACAACGAAATGAAGAATCGGGACAGAAAGACCTCAATCATTCTTGCCGCGGCTGCCACGCTTGCGGCAATCCTTCTGGCCGGTTCCGCATGGAGCGCAGTCTCCGGCGACTGTGTCAACTGCCACACCATGCATAACAGCCAGGACGGCACTGCCATCGAATTCAACGGTGAGATCAACGAAGACGCTAATGCCAGCCTGCTCAAGTCAGATTGTATCGGCTGCCACTCCAACCCCGCCGGCAGTGAAACGATTCTTACGCTAGGTGATTCACGGGTCCCCATCGTCTACAATCCGGGCGGCGGCGTGGTCTATCCGAGCGACGGCAGCTCGAGCGGCACCCTGGCCGGCGGCAACTTCTACTGGGTGGCGACCCAGGGCGATGCCTACGGCCATAATGTGCGCGGCATCTCCGACGCCGACCAGAACCTCCCCTTCGCCCCGGGCGGCTTCGACGGCGGAGACGGCTGTAATAACTGCCACGGCTCCATGACCTATGCCAATGGCGGTTGCGTCAGCTGCCACCTGCCCGCCCACCACAGAGACGCCGCAGGGGACATCGTCGGTCAGGATCACGGCTGGTACCGCTTCCTTGGCAGCACCATGTACGCCGACCTCACAGCGCCAGGTGTTATGGGCGTGGAGAGCGGCGACTGGGAGCAAACCGTCAGTTCCACCAACCATAATGTGTACAAGGGCACTGAACGCCTTTATGGTACCAGTTTTTCAATGCAGGACAACAGCATCGGCTCCTTCTGTGCCGGCTGCCATGGAAACTTTCACCACGCAGGATATGCAGCACCAGGCGGCGGCATGACCAATTCACTCGGGGCCTGGATCCGGCACCCCTCGGACGTCATCATTCCCAACGAGCGCGAATATGCCGACTACACAACCTACGACCCATTGGCTCCAGTCGCAAAGACGTCTCTCGATGGGAGCGTGACCGATGCCGTGGTCCCGGGTGAGGACGTGGTGACCTGTATCTCCTGCCACCGCGCGCACGGCTCTCCCTACCCTGACATGCTGCGCTGGGATTACGCCAATGACTGCAACACCGGCAATGCCGATACGGAAACCGAACCTTGCGGATGTTACAGCTGCCACACCACCAAGGACGGGGCCTGA
- a CDS encoding cytochrome c3 family protein: MRPMMKGSKILKAAVQILAIAFFALAAPMAASAAPSNPGESCVSCHQALVDKGRGQRYVHAPFLENNCTACHIEGAAVSSANAEAVDNTDAGSEDNVRWLELPFHQAQEHWIQLDEELSGSTLWVKTKGSGYRPPIEKISLPPLSSLPRLNNDLPPPQLSEIEVADIRKAMTVSVTLSWKTDEFSDSEVHFGREELNSSKRAPTLTRKHEVTLVGLDPGKTYQYQVVSRDVHGNIARSAILEFDTRRNLIASGSGNADLPQTPQTEPGWHLYRIGESSSYLLAYTAQQPVTLDIGTTAPSPSLLAEETASSSGSTNGHPTLKTSHDTNISICRDCHQEIRETYSHPVNVLPPADMEIPQEYELMPDGRISCMSCHSAHGSAFRYRLVKSGKADLCRGCHRNY, encoded by the coding sequence ATGCGCCCAATGATGAAGGGGTCGAAAATTTTGAAAGCCGCCGTACAAATCCTTGCAATCGCCTTTTTTGCACTGGCCGCGCCCATGGCGGCGTCGGCCGCGCCCTCTAATCCAGGGGAGTCATGCGTCAGCTGCCATCAAGCCCTGGTCGACAAGGGCCGCGGACAGCGTTATGTGCATGCGCCTTTTCTTGAGAACAACTGCACCGCCTGTCACATTGAAGGCGCAGCAGTAAGTTCCGCGAACGCAGAAGCCGTTGACAACACTGACGCTGGCAGTGAAGATAATGTCAGATGGCTGGAGCTACCATTTCACCAGGCCCAGGAGCACTGGATTCAATTGGATGAAGAACTCTCCGGGTCGACTCTCTGGGTCAAAACAAAAGGGTCCGGTTACCGCCCGCCCATCGAAAAAATTTCTCTTCCGCCCCTGTCTTCTCTTCCACGGTTGAATAACGATCTACCCCCCCCACAGCTTTCTGAAATCGAGGTTGCCGATATACGCAAAGCGATGACGGTTTCTGTAACTCTCAGCTGGAAAACGGATGAATTTTCCGATTCGGAAGTCCACTTTGGCCGCGAAGAATTGAATTCAAGCAAAAGGGCTCCCACGTTGACCCGAAAACATGAAGTCACCCTGGTGGGGCTGGACCCGGGAAAGACATATCAATACCAGGTCGTCTCACGGGATGTTCATGGCAATATCGCGCGCTCCGCGATCCTGGAGTTTGATACCCGGCGCAACCTTATTGCTTCCGGGTCCGGCAACGCCGACCTGCCGCAGACCCCCCAAACAGAGCCGGGCTGGCATCTCTATCGGATTGGCGAAAGTTCCAGTTATCTTCTCGCTTATACCGCACAGCAACCTGTAACCCTGGATATTGGGACAACGGCACCGTCTCCCTCGCTTCTTGCAGAAGAGACTGCAAGTTCTTCCGGCAGCACAAACGGTCACCCAACTCTGAAAACCAGCCATGACACGAACATTTCCATTTGCAGAGATTGCCACCAGGAGATTCGGGAGACCTACTCCCACCCGGTCAATGTCCTGCCGCCTGCCGATATGGAAATCCCGCAGGAATATGAACTGATGCCGGATGGACGCATCAGCTGCATGTCCTGCCACTCAGCCCACGGATCAGCCTTTCGTTATCGCCTGGTCAAATCGGGCAAAGCGGATCTCTGCCGAGGTTGCCATCGTAATTATTGA
- a CDS encoding cytochrome c3 family protein: MKNIRFSIHTGLFVLLLVVVSTPAVAQNCFNCHDRSAFTDKFVHSPVREGDCSLCHNPHVARHEGLLHQAEAQLCQQCHQDQQRQMAENAYLHPPVRQGRCSQCHDPHAAPNAALLPQQGSALCFSCHDEMQRDFKFSHQPFRQGQCSTCHASHGAEDTRLLKKDGTQLCLDCHRTGSAWSRKHLGRKAAEMDCLSCHHPHGSDSRLMQRAVQHEPFSQKQCSNCHDRDTQSSDVCLGCHQDTLPSFNHIHSHLGIAGAGNACTTCHNPHTGDRQGLLPANVGNVCRDCHSATFDTRDRMLHKHPGWNNCTDCHDLHGADNPGMLKNEGNACADCHKRHAAFSHPMGDKAPDPRDGRPMTCETCHDANTGTMYQHFLRGSGERGLCIQCHQDY; this comes from the coding sequence AAACATCAGGTTTTCCATTCATACCGGATTGTTCGTCCTGCTGCTGGTGGTTGTCTCCACTCCGGCTGTTGCACAAAACTGTTTTAACTGCCACGACAGAAGCGCCTTCACAGACAAATTCGTCCACTCCCCGGTACGCGAGGGAGATTGCAGCCTGTGCCACAACCCCCATGTCGCGCGCCACGAAGGCCTTCTGCACCAGGCCGAAGCGCAGCTGTGTCAGCAGTGCCACCAGGATCAGCAACGGCAGATGGCTGAGAACGCCTACCTGCATCCGCCCGTACGGCAAGGACGCTGCAGCCAGTGCCATGATCCCCATGCCGCTCCCAACGCAGCGCTGCTGCCGCAGCAAGGCAGCGCGCTGTGCTTCAGCTGCCATGATGAGATGCAGCGGGATTTCAAGTTCAGCCATCAACCCTTCCGGCAGGGGCAGTGCTCGACCTGCCATGCATCCCACGGTGCCGAGGACACGCGCCTGTTGAAAAAGGACGGAACTCAACTATGCCTCGACTGCCATCGCACCGGTTCCGCCTGGAGTCGGAAACACCTCGGCCGCAAGGCAGCAGAGATGGACTGCCTGTCCTGCCATCACCCGCATGGCAGCGATTCACGCCTGATGCAGCGGGCGGTTCAACACGAACCCTTCTCGCAAAAGCAGTGCTCAAACTGCCATGACCGCGACACGCAAAGCAGCGACGTCTGCCTCGGCTGTCACCAGGACACTCTGCCGTCATTCAATCACATTCACAGCCATCTCGGCATCGCCGGTGCTGGAAACGCCTGCACGACCTGTCATAACCCTCACACCGGCGACCGTCAGGGGCTTCTCCCGGCCAATGTCGGCAACGTCTGTCGGGATTGCCACAGCGCAACCTTTGACACGCGCGACCGAATGCTGCACAAGCATCCAGGCTGGAACAACTGCACCGACTGCCACGACCTCCACGGCGCCGACAATCCCGGCATGCTCAAAAACGAAGGCAACGCATGCGCCGACTGCCACAAGCGCCACGCGGCCTTCTCGCATCCGATGGGTGACAAGGCACCCGACCCGCGTGACGGCCGCCCTATGACCTGCGAAACCTGCCATGACGCCAACACGGGGACCATGTACCAGCACTTCCTGCGGGGCAGCGGCGAACGCGGCCTGTGCATCCAGTGCCACCAGGATTATTAA